In one Lagopus muta isolate bLagMut1 chromosome 34, bLagMut1 primary, whole genome shotgun sequence genomic region, the following are encoded:
- the LOC125686324 gene encoding uncharacterized protein LOC125686324: MKIVEAHRVGKVLKDHKSIEWVGKVLKDHRSIEWVGRVLKDHRMDCLDGLERSSKITKLQNGLEGSSKITEWIELEGSLKITTLQNGLEGSKIIKTTEWVGKVLKDHNITEWVGWVLKDHRITKWVKRVLKGHRPGWVGKVLKDHSITEWVGRVLKNHRMDWVGKVLKDHRITWVKRVLKGHRPGWVGKVLKGHRIKKWTGRVLKGHRTMEWVGRVLKGHRIMEWVGRVLKGHRTMEWVGRVLKGHMEWVGLEGSSEVTESWNGLEGSSKVTEPWNGLGWKGPQRSQNHGMGWFEWILKGHRTTGSEHDQIARTPRSPQPHLCHRLRAPHQLSLAPISAGTEL; this comes from the exons ATGAAGATTGTGGAAGCACacagggttggaaaggtcctcaaaGATCACAAAAGTatagaatgggttggaaaggtcctcaaagatcacagaagtatagaatgggttggaagggtcctcaaagatcacagaatggatTGCTTggatgggttggaaag gtcctcaaagatcacaaaattacagaatggcttggaagggtcctcaaagatcacagaatggattgagttggaagggtccttaaagatcacaacATtacagaatgggttggaagggtcaaAGATTATAAAAACTACagaatgggttggaaaggtcctcaaaGATCACAACATTACAGAATGGGTTGGATgggtcctcaaagatcaccGAATCACAAAATGGGTTAAAAGGGTCCTCAAAGGTCACAGAccaggttgggttggaaaggtcctcaaaGATCACAGCATtacagaatgggttggaagggtcctcaaaaatcacagaatggattgggttggaaaggtcctcaaagatcacagaatcacatggGTTAAAAGGGTCCTCAAAGGTCACAGAccaggttgggttggaaaggtcctcaaaggtcacagaatcaAAAAATGGACtggaagggtcctcaaag gtcacagaaccatggaatgggttggaagggtcctcaaaggtcacagaatcatggaatgggttggaagggtcctcaaaggtcacagaaccatggaatgggttggaagggtccttaaaggtcacatggagtgggttgggttggaaggatcctcagaggtcacagaatcatggaatgggttggaagg gtcctcaaaggtcacagaaccatggaatgggttgggttggaagggtcctcaaaggtcacagaaccatggaatgggtTGGTTTGAAtggatccttaaaggtcacagaaccacggGATCAGAGCACGATCAGATTGCTAGGACCCCAAggtccccccagccccacctcTGCCATAGGCTGcgtgccccccaccagctcagcctGGCTCCCATCTCTGCAGGGACGGAGCTCTGA
- the PGLS gene encoding LOW QUALITY PROTEIN: 6-phosphogluconolactonase (The sequence of the model RefSeq protein was modified relative to this genomic sequence to represent the inferred CDS: inserted 2 bases in 2 codons), with protein sequence MPGRISVFPSPQELGSALAQLVVQRAAGSGGRFSLGLSGGSLVGLLARELPSAASTGAANGAGPWLLAFCDERLVPPEHPESTFGAYRAQLLPRLPAPAPTVLAVAHGLSPNAAAXDYAERLREAFHGDAVPVFDLLLLGLGPXGHTCSLFPNHPLLQEKEKIVAAITDSPKPPPERVTLTLPVLNAARTVVFVATGEGKAAVLKRILEGNEENLLPAARVRPHTGQLLWFLDEAAAKELTVPFEKHSIL encoded by the exons ATGCCGGGCCGCATCTCGGTGTTCCCGTCCCCGCAGGAGCTGGGCTCGGCCCTGGCGCAGCTCGTCGTGCAGCGGGCGGCCGGGAGCGGCGGCCGCTTCTCTCTGGGTCTGTCCGGAGGCAGCCTGGTGGGGCTCCTGGCCCGGGAGCTGCCCTCAGCCGCCTCCACCGGCGCTGCCAACGGGGCGGGCCCGTGGCTCTTGGCCTTCTGCGACGAGCGCCTGGTGCCCCCCGAGCACCCGGAGAGCACCTTCGGGGCGTACCGGGCTCAGCTGCTGCCGCGGCTCCCGGCGCCAGCTCCGACGGTCCTCGCTGTCGCTCACGGGCTCTCTCCGAATGCCGCGG CGGATTATGCCGAGAGGCTGCGAGAG GCCTTCCATGGCGATGCTGTGCCCGTCTTTgacctgctgctcctgggcctGGGGC ATGGCCACACCTGCTCCCTGTTCCCCAACcaccccctgctgcag gagaaagagaaaattgtgGCTGCTATCACCGATTCCCCGAAGCCGCCGCCGGAGCGCGTGACGTTGACCCTCCCAGTGCTGAACGCCGCACGCACCGTGGTGTTCGTGGCCACAGGGGAGGGCAAAGCCGCCGTCCTAA AGCGCATTTTAGAAGGCAACGAGGAAAACctcctccccgccgcccgcGTCCGGCCGCACACGGGGCAGCTGCTGTGGTTCCTGGATGAGGCAGCAGCCAAAGAGCTGACGGTGCCCTTTGAGAAGCATTCCATCCTGTAG
- the SLC27A1 gene encoding long-chain fatty acid transport protein 1, with product MQPVGVCTAALGSLGLMRFFGVPWVWSLAAALGIGLGSGGWRLLRVICKTALRDLFGLSVLLRVKYKLRRHQKNNTTIPKMFQDVVRRHPDKVALIYEATGEKWTFRWLDEYSNAVANFFYQQGFRLGDVIAIFMESRPEFVGLWLGMAKVGIEAALINFNLRLDSLVYCITTSGAKAVIFGGELSSAITEVNGMLGKNMAKFCSGDYKPEVVPAETRHLDPLLSTASKSPPTQIPAKGLDDRLFYIYTSGTTGMPKAAIVVHSRYYRIAAFGYYAYRMHPKDILYNCLPLYHSAGNIMGVGQCLIHGLTVVIRKKFSASRFWDDCAKYRCTIIQYIGEICRYLLNQPVRESETQHCVRLAVGNGLRPTIWEDFTKRFRIKQIGEFYGATECNCSIANLDGKVGACGFNSRILPNVYPIRLVKVNEDTMELIRDSRGLCVPCRPGEPGLLVGQINQQDPLRRFDGYVNESATHKKIAYNVLQKGDQAYLSGDVLVMDELGYMYFRDRSGDTFRWRGENVSTTEVEGMLSHILNQTDVAVYGVEVPGVEGKAGMAAIADPKTKVNPNILYQELQKVLPSYARPIFLRLSPQVDTTGTFKIQKTRLQREGFDPHQTSDRLYFLDVKLGKYVPLDECLYARICSGKVAL from the exons ATGCAGCCGGTGGGGGTTTGCACCGCGGCGCTGGGATCGTTGGGGCTGATGAGGTTCTTCGGGGTTCCGTGGGTTTGGAGCCTGGCGGCAGCGCTGGGCATCGGCCTGGGAAGCGGAGGTTGGAGGCTGCTGAGGGTGATCTGCAAAACGGCGCTGCGGGATCTCTT CGGCCTCTCGGTGCTGTTACGAGTCAAGTACAAGTTACGACGgcaccaaaaaaacaacaccaccaTTCCCAAGATGTTCCAGGACGTCGTCCGCCGGCACCCCGACAAAGTGGCCCTGATTTACGAGGCCACGGGTGAGAAGTGGACCTTCCGGTGGCTGGACGAGTATTCCAACGCCGTGGCCAATTTCTTCTACCAGCAAGGCTTCCGCCTCGGGGACGTCATTGCCATCTTCATGGAGAGCCGCCCCGAGTTCGTCGGCCTCTGGTTGGGGATGGCGAAAGTCGGCATCGAAGCGGCCCTCATTAATTTCAACCTGCGTTTGGATTCGCTGGTTTACTGCATAACGACGTCAGGAGCCAAAGCGGTGATTTTTGGAGGGGAGCTGTCCTCAG CAATAACCGAAGTGAACGGGATGCTGGGAAAGAACATGGCCAAGTTCTGCTCCGGTGACTACAAGCCAGAAGTTGTTCCTGCAGAGACCAGGCACCTGGATCCTCTTCTGAGCACTGCATCCAAGTCACCACCAACTCAGATTCCAGCCAAAGGCTTGGATG ATCGGCTCTTTTACATCTACACTTCAGGCACCACAGGAATGCCCAAAGCTGCCATTGTGGTGCACAGCAG GTATTACCGCATCGCTGCCTTTGGGTACTACGCCTACAGGATGCACCCAAAGGACATCCTCTACAACTGCCTTCCGCTCTACCACTCCGCAG gtaACATCATGGGGGTCGGCCAGTGCCTCATCCACGGCCTCACCGTGGTCATCAGGAAGAAGTTCTCCGCCAGTCGCTTCTGGGACGACTGTGCCAAGTACAGATGCACG ATTATTCAGTATATCGGGGAAATCTGCAGGTACCTCCTGAACCAGCCAGTCCGAGAGTCGGAGACGCAGCACTGCGTGCGGCTGGCGGTGGGCAACGGCTTGAGACCCACCATCTGGGAGGACTTCACCAAGCGCTTCCGCATCAAGCAGATCGGAGAGTTCTACGGAGCCACGGAGTGCAACTGCAGCATTGCCAACTTGGATGGGAAG GTCGGTGCCTGCGGCTTCAACAGTCGGATCTTGCCCAACGTTTATCCCATTCGTTTGGTGAAGGTGAATGAGGACACGATGGAGCTGATCCGCGATTCCAGGGGGCTGTGCGTCCCGTGCCGCCCAG GAGAGCCAGGATTACTCGTAGGTCAGATAAATCAACAGGATCCCCTGCGTCGCTTCGACGGCTACGTCAATGAGAGTGCCACCCACAAGAAGATTGCTTACAACGTGCTCCAGAAGGGGGATCAGGCCTACCTGTCAG GAGATGTGTTGGTGATGGATGAGCTCGGCTACATGTACTTCAGGGATCGCAGCGGAGACACTTTCCGATGGCGAGGAGAAAACGTCTCCACCACAGAAGTGGAAGGGATGTTGAGTCACATCCTCAACCAGACAGACGTCGCGGTGTACGGAGTGGAAGTGCCAG gagTGGAAGGAAAAGCTGGAATGGCAGCAATCGCAGATCCTAAAACGAAAGTGAACCCCAACATTCTTTACCAGGAGCTCCAGAAAGTTCTGCCTTCCTACGCCCGGCCCATTTTCCTCCGTCTTTCACCCCAGGTTGACACCACAG GCACTTTTAAGATCCAGAAGACCCGGCTGCAGAGGGAAGGCTTTGACCCCCACCAGACATCGGACCGGCTGTATTTCCTGGATGTAAAGCTGGGCAAATACGTTCCGTTGGACGAATGCCTTTACGCCAGGATTTGCTCCGGGAAAGTCGCCTTGTGA